A region of Methanomicrobium sp. W14 DNA encodes the following proteins:
- a CDS encoding radical SAM/SPASM domain-containing protein produces MKCLKKLSINTVSVTSLFTGGESPFSTRAFFDIIKYGSGKGISVNFTTNATLVKENTNELLGSGLEIVAFSLPDILMFTPEIRHNIEHFITCRNSSRKPDSPKTYINAALMERNFDTVEKVLSVSKELGVDAINFERSYPWRPEYTEKEETIFKKITDAAEKTDCKVVVPLPHTLPCRLFNTTLFMRWNGDITPCCYRPDHVLGNIMKDDFDDIISKREKFWKNMATDQVCTSCGI; encoded by the coding sequence TTGAAGTGTTTAAAGAAGCTGTCAATAAACACGGTTTCAGTTACCTCTCTCTTCACGGGTGGGGAGAGCCCCTTCTCAACCCGCGCCTTTTTTGATATAATAAAATACGGTTCAGGGAAAGGGATCTCTGTTAATTTCACCACAAACGCAACACTAGTTAAAGAAAATACAAATGAACTGCTCGGTTCAGGACTTGAGATCGTCGCATTTAGTCTCCCCGACATATTAATGTTCACCCCTGAGATCAGGCATAACATAGAACATTTCATAACATGCAGAAACAGCAGCAGAAAGCCTGATTCTCCAAAAACATACATCAATGCCGCACTGATGGAGAGGAACTTCGACACCGTAGAGAAGGTTCTCTCTGTTTCAAAGGAGCTTGGTGTGGATGCCATAAACTTCGAGAGGTCGTATCCGTGGAGACCGGAATATACCGAAAAAGAAGAGACAATCTTTAAGAAGATAACAGATGCAGCAGAAAAAACTGATTGTAAAGTCGTAGTTCCACTGCCCCATACCCTCCCCTGCAGGCTCTTCAATACTACCCTCTTCATGAGGTGGAACGGCGACATAACGCCGTGCTGCTACAGGCCGGATCACGTACTGGGTAATATAATGAAAGACGATTTTGATGACATAATATCCAAAAGAGAAAAATTCTGGAAAAACATGGCCACAGACCAGGTGTGCACCTCATGCGGGATTTAA
- the rpoA2 gene encoding DNA-directed RNA polymerase subunit A'' produces MRPELVAKIDETDLPDKTKNDLKKDLEDRDISDEVFETIMGRIKEEYANTRIEPCEAVGIIAAQSIGEPGTQMTMRTFHYAGVAEINVTLGLPRLIEIMDARKTPSTPTMTIYLAGEYSTNRDMAREVSWQIEAAPLHEFGDITTDMLDMRVNVQLNREVCKKRKITIQEIIERAPQKIRDKNHYRDFEYEDDVNNARISFIPKDRESYQNLFTLAEHVRKVIVQGIDDIERVVVRKENGEYILYTEGSNLKGVFEVEGVDTTRTRTNNIAEISEVLGIEAGRNAIIDEALSTLREQGIAVDVRHIMLVADMMCIEGEVKQIGRHGIAGEKESVLSRASFEVTVNHLLDAAVANEVDILEGVTENVIVGQPIQLGTGDVKLIAKSRTN; encoded by the coding sequence ATGAGACCCGAACTCGTGGCAAAGATCGACGAAACCGATCTTCCGGATAAGACAAAGAATGATCTTAAAAAAGACCTTGAAGACAGGGACATATCAGATGAAGTGTTCGAAACTATAATGGGCCGCATAAAGGAGGAATACGCAAATACACGTATTGAACCCTGTGAGGCTGTCGGGATTATAGCTGCACAGTCCATTGGTGAGCCTGGTACACAGATGACAATGCGAACATTCCACTACGCCGGTGTGGCTGAAATTAACGTAACTCTTGGTCTGCCGCGTCTTATTGAGATAATGGACGCAAGGAAGACCCCGAGTACTCCTACAATGACAATTTACCTTGCAGGCGAATATTCCACCAACCGTGATATGGCGCGTGAGGTAAGCTGGCAGATAGAGGCGGCACCTCTGCATGAGTTTGGAGACATCACAACAGATATGCTTGACATGCGTGTAAATGTCCAGCTCAACCGTGAGGTCTGCAAAAAGAGAAAGATTACAATTCAGGAAATCATCGAACGTGCTCCCCAGAAAATAAGGGATAAAAATCACTACCGTGACTTTGAATATGAAGACGATGTAAACAATGCGAGAATATCATTTATTCCAAAGGACAGGGAGAGCTACCAGAACCTGTTCACTCTTGCAGAACATGTAAGAAAAGTAATTGTCCAGGGCATTGATGATATCGAGCGTGTTGTGGTCAGAAAGGAGAACGGAGAGTATATTCTATATACTGAAGGCTCTAATCTAAAAGGTGTATTTGAGGTTGAAGGTGTGGATACCACCAGAACCCGGACAAATAACATTGCTGAAATATCCGAAGTGCTGGGTATTGAAGCAGGAAGAAATGCAATCATAGATGAAGCGTTAAGCACACTTCGCGAGCAGGGTATTGCAGTTGATGTTCGCCACATTATGCTGGTTGCTGATATGATGTGCATAGAAGGAGAGGTTAAACAGATAGGGCGTCACGGAATAGCAGGTGAAAAGGAGAGTGTCCTTTCACGTGCTTCCTTTGAAGTCACTGTTAACCACCTTCTTGATGCGGCAGTTGCAAATGAAGTCGATATCCTTGAAGGAGTCACTGAAAACGTAATTGTCGGTCAGCCTATTCAGCTGGGTACTGGTGATGTGAAGCTTATAGCCAAATCTAGAACAAATTAA
- a CDS encoding 50S ribosomal protein L30e: MDFETSLRRAIKSGNVVIGQKETKDCISEGKAQMVVVADNCPDEFISYLKDQDVFSYTYEDSSKALGMSCGRPHFVSALAIVDAGDSDILSLKRV, translated from the coding sequence ATGGATTTCGAAACGTCTCTCAGACGCGCAATTAAATCTGGCAATGTAGTAATCGGCCAGAAAGAAACAAAAGATTGTATCTCAGAGGGTAAAGCACAGATGGTTGTCGTAGCAGACAACTGTCCTGATGAATTTATTTCATATCTTAAAGATCAGGATGTATTCTCATATACATACGAAGACTCCAGTAAGGCACTTGGAATGTCATGTGGAAGACCGCATTTTGTAAGTGCTCTTGCAATTGTTGATGCAGGAGATTCCGATATCCTGTCATTGAAGAGGGTTTAA
- a CDS encoding NusA-like transcription termination signal-binding factor gives MGEIVLNEQSLQLMKQFEDITGAGSRDCIVDERNDRLIFVINPGDMGRAIGKQGSSIKKASEDLGKKIEVVEFSNDPEQFIKNCFLPARVLTVNIEENENGEYVATVDVEEEDRGIAIGKGGKNIFKANKLAERQHDIVSVQIITDETL, from the coding sequence ATGGGAGAAATTGTATTAAACGAACAGAGTCTTCAGTTGATGAAACAATTTGAGGATATCACCGGTGCAGGAAGCCGTGACTGTATAGTTGACGAAAGAAACGATCGTCTTATTTTTGTCATCAACCCCGGGGATATGGGACGTGCTATAGGAAAGCAGGGTTCAAGCATAAAGAAGGCATCCGAAGACCTCGGCAAAAAGATAGAAGTCGTTGAATTTTCAAACGACCCCGAGCAGTTTATAAAGAACTGCTTTTTGCCTGCACGTGTTCTTACCGTAAACATCGAAGAGAATGAAAACGGCGAATATGTTGCAACTGTCGATGTTGAGGAAGAAGACAGGGGAATCGCAATAGGCAAGGGCGGAAAGAATATCTTTAAGGCAAACAAACTTGCCGAACGCCAGCATGATATTGTGAGTGTCCAGATAATTACAGATGAGACTCTGTAA
- a CDS encoding DNA-directed RNA polymerase subunit A', translating into MTSPKRVGKIEFGLLSPKDIRKMSVRKIIWADTYDDDGFPYPQGLMDLHLGVIDPGLRCKTCGNRASECPGHFGHIELAKPVIHVGYTRLIRKLLRVTCRECGRLLLSPDELSKVLGPEDERNDDFVSEKDIKKERVCPYCGEQQLKINFEKPTTFSEVMTDDAGKKIEHKLTPADIRARLEKIPDEDLKLLGINPKVARPEWTCLTVLPVPPVTMRPSIILENGQRSEDDLTHKLVDIIRINQRFKENQDAGAPQLIIEDLWELLQYHVTTYMDNEVAGCPPARHRSGRPLKTISQRLKGKDGRFRGSLSGKRVNFSARTVISPDPNLSISQVGIPLAIANEMSFPIRVTPFNIDEVREMVLTGPVRPTLNSPCGANYAIRPDGRRVRLTDQTKENIAEMLEPGWTVDRQLRNNDVVLFNRQPSLHRMSIMAHRIVIMDGRTFRLNPAVCPPYNADFDGDEMNLHVPQTEEARAEAELLCSVTENIMSPRFGGPIIGGIHDHISGIFILTHTLRWFDKSGTLYLLRASLPEHLHAPGKVEDGKEYWSNKQIFSMILPDDLNMVYRASSCINCDKCKYEDCDRDAYVKIIDGNLICGTIDKKSIGAFDGAILQRIIRTEGLNRGRQFVDDVTKLSIRGIMYDGFSFGIDDEDLTKIEYGQIDEVLDNAEEDVKRRIKIYEDGQLEPMPGRTLEETLEMQIMQVLGKARDRTGDIAGRHLGLSNSAVVMAVSGARGSMLNLTQMAGCIGQQAVRGERITRGYEGRTLPHFKKGDRGAAAHGFVRNSYKSGLTPTEFFFHAIGGREGLVDTAVRTSQSGYLQRRMINALQDLKVGYDGTVRTSGGKIIQFKYGEDSTDPAKSCFGDPVDVEGIVESVLKEEVGGK; encoded by the coding sequence ATGACAAGTCCGAAAAGAGTTGGAAAGATAGAATTCGGTCTTTTATCTCCAAAAGATATCCGTAAGATGAGTGTCAGGAAAATCATCTGGGCTGATACGTATGATGATGACGGATTCCCATATCCACAGGGTTTAATGGATCTTCACCTTGGTGTCATTGACCCGGGTCTGCGCTGCAAAACCTGCGGTAACAGGGCAAGTGAGTGTCCGGGTCATTTTGGACATATTGAACTGGCTAAGCCTGTAATTCATGTAGGATATACAAGGCTTATAAGAAAGCTTCTGCGTGTAACATGCCGCGAGTGCGGTCGTCTTCTGTTAAGCCCTGATGAGCTTTCAAAGGTACTTGGTCCGGAAGACGAAAGAAACGACGATTTTGTCTCTGAAAAGGATATCAAAAAAGAGCGTGTCTGCCCTTACTGCGGAGAACAGCAGCTTAAGATAAACTTTGAAAAGCCTACAACTTTTTCAGAGGTTATGACTGACGATGCCGGAAAGAAGATCGAGCACAAACTCACACCGGCAGATATCCGCGCACGCCTTGAAAAGATACCTGATGAGGACTTAAAACTTCTTGGTATTAACCCTAAGGTTGCAAGACCTGAATGGACATGCCTTACAGTTCTTCCCGTTCCACCTGTTACGATGCGTCCGTCCATTATTCTTGAAAACGGTCAGAGGTCAGAGGATGATCTGACACATAAGCTTGTTGATATTATACGCATTAACCAGCGGTTTAAGGAGAACCAGGACGCAGGAGCACCGCAACTTATCATAGAGGATTTGTGGGAGCTTCTCCAGTATCATGTTACAACATATATGGACAACGAAGTTGCCGGATGTCCTCCTGCACGTCACAGAAGTGGAAGGCCTCTGAAGACAATCTCACAGCGCCTTAAAGGAAAAGACGGACGGTTCAGGGGTTCACTTTCAGGAAAACGTGTAAACTTTTCGGCACGTACTGTTATATCCCCTGATCCCAACCTCTCGATAAGTCAGGTTGGAATTCCTCTTGCAATTGCAAATGAGATGAGTTTTCCGATACGCGTAACTCCGTTTAATATTGATGAAGTCCGCGAAATGGTTCTTACAGGTCCTGTACGCCCGACACTTAATTCACCCTGCGGTGCAAACTATGCCATAAGACCTGACGGAAGACGTGTCAGGCTGACAGATCAGACCAAGGAGAATATTGCCGAAATGCTTGAGCCCGGGTGGACAGTTGACCGTCAGCTTAGAAACAATGATGTGGTACTGTTCAACCGTCAGCCCTCTCTTCACAGGATGAGCATTATGGCCCATCGCATTGTGATTATGGACGGAAGGACATTCCGCCTTAACCCTGCGGTGTGTCCGCCGTACAACGCTGATTTTGATGGTGATGAAATGAACCTGCACGTCCCCCAGACAGAAGAGGCAAGAGCCGAAGCTGAGCTTTTGTGCAGTGTCACTGAAAACATTATGTCACCGCGTTTCGGCGGTCCTATCATCGGCGGTATCCACGATCATATATCCGGTATTTTCATTCTGACGCATACTCTTCGGTGGTTTGACAAATCCGGGACGCTGTACCTTCTCAGGGCAAGCCTGCCCGAACACCTTCACGCCCCCGGAAAGGTTGAGGACGGAAAGGAATACTGGTCCAACAAACAGATATTCTCGATGATCCTTCCCGATGACCTGAACATGGTCTACAGGGCAAGCTCTTGCATCAACTGTGACAAGTGCAAATATGAGGACTGCGACAGGGATGCATACGTAAAAATTATTGACGGAAATCTCATCTGCGGTACAATCGATAAAAAGTCGATAGGTGCATTTGACGGTGCGATTCTCCAGAGGATAATCCGTACGGAAGGTCTGAACCGCGGCAGGCAGTTCGTTGACGACGTCACAAAGCTCTCTATCCGTGGAATCATGTATGACGGGTTTTCATTTGGTATTGACGACGAGGACCTGACAAAAATAGAATACGGTCAGATAGACGAGGTTTTGGACAACGCCGAAGAGGATGTCAAGCGCCGTATAAAGATATACGAAGACGGCCAGCTTGAACCGATGCCCGGAAGGACCCTTGAAGAAACGCTTGAAATGCAAATTATGCAGGTACTGGGGAAAGCCCGTGACCGTACAGGAGACATTGCAGGAAGACACCTGGGTCTTTCCAACAGTGCTGTGGTAATGGCAGTCAGTGGTGCCCGTGGTTCTATGCTTAACCTGACCCAGATGGCAGGTTGTATTGGTCAGCAGGCAGTAAGAGGTGAGCGTATCACCCGTGGTTATGAGGGCAGGACTCTGCCGCACTTCAAGAAAGGCGATCGTGGTGCGGCTGCACATGGTTTTGTGAGAAACAGTTACAAGAGCGGACTTACCCCTACGGAATTCTTCTTCCATGCAATAGGAGGTCGTGAAGGTCTTGTAGATACTGCTGTCCGTACATCACAGAGCGGTTATCTCCAGAGGCGTATGATAAATGCACTTCAGGACTTAAAGGTCGGTTATGACGGGACTGTCAGGACATCAGGCGGAAAGATTATCCAGTTCAAGTACGGTGAAGATTCGACAGACCCTGCAAAAAGCTGCTTTGGAGACCCTGTGGATGTCGAGGGAATTGTTGAAAGTGTTTTAAAAGAGGAGGTCGGTGGAAAATGA